One window from the genome of Eucalyptus grandis isolate ANBG69807.140 chromosome 7, ASM1654582v1, whole genome shotgun sequence encodes:
- the LOC104445518 gene encoding putative disease resistance protein At4g19050: MANSTDSLETRKQEVLASLSDDNVKTVVLSGEAGVLITWMAKEISDSASLMGSCYGTIWVDPGYNFEGKSLVEYIAIRLSAFPSNEVGEEDDNAEMEQQEQVVDVKQEIKKRLDLMKYAKLEQMKAAKPEKKKSGKPESKAAVKVDRKDAPGAGKDPYFLVVLDMDEKTILTALRDLLHHPEHLVKVLITRSGSNIGTGDEGDGDIIQTDDRRSHEVEFMSYVDSSNLLQKRVTEEVYRATGFQRLFAAIEKSSSGHARVINMIVEAVNRVKDSELDSAVEEAASIIESADIRSLWQHGYEMLPSTLSKCCWHCRYLFAPHDSVNACDKSIHYNELITHWLLEGYFDRYDHIEMAYEEAHRTLMELKDRGFLRENENSHVYMESDALRVTDHRRDGLSGYACVGMASVLNDQTWAGLGRVIQTDGMVKTSCRKRSETSTLLIDSGNGNEISTLLIDGARFCRGLPERFFQQLKVLVILKPMFKKLPSPLPTLKELQILVLRGCHLLESVDEIKELTKLLVLEISGACLVKQIHDDLFEPMKDLRSLNLSEIGIKWLPTSVLNRRELRWLILRKCPNLKLLCDTNLLRKKEAAKQEVFSLAKLEVLDFSGSDSFENIQVRTLNSLQKLQILNLSETKIGRLPFFHNLGELTRLLLSDCSFLARLPTLRPLTKLEIVVLSRTICLKEVQDDSQETKTKFRVLDLTGSAVNKLPSNINSLSHLLLSGCIDLRKLPSTQSLKGLKELDLSDAYMLEGFEDDSFGHLISLRRLILSNTKIKALPSLPEHSELRFLSLKNCKCLTELQSLSKLQKLEVLDLSGCSGLVITSNDSFRGISHLKTIDLSDTKIESLLPDCFPISLCELKIRKCPNFKVPSLEYLSNLEVLDLHGAESVNKLEFLGHMSKLRILDLSEIKFQVLPSLSRLTDLRELHLRNCSCKVSKLDDLKKLELLDLSGTKVEPVLCLESFSNLQQLLLKDCADLEDLKDLQSLTQLGVLDLSRTKLKEYPYKTSDLTSLRKLNLEDMKHMKEIDWKQIKYIPKEFNLGGCRSLSSENSASSEWPSISMCGTRFLQFVEENSDLWDTYFQNFHFCVWLSKNEDGRIYDLGDWGLLTDIKSQGRIPHHEELGRYLEIHGSYCKSSLPESVLEHADHISLIDDSSFSHLSELVKENLKSIKSCWLERCISIKSIVDRQEDARASGKLEFLYLCNLSSLRCICDDKVQVEVFGGLKSLYVECCPMLTDIFPLSKLPKKLETLRIKFCDEMRELFDHGVSAECNLQTLDLMELPKLEKIGVMMVSLRVLKVRRCPILKNLCPLSDLPKKLRTLHIKSCDEMKELFSPGMAAECNLQTLDLMELNKLEKIGVMMVSLRVLKVGQCPYLENLEEVLGEAENLETLHISHAARLKTICNREVKPTSFKKLKQLKIESCPQLKEVSPSSELPQNLEVLEIDSCESLETIFVGSSAGSSLSRVRLRCLPKLSSSGFIVLPRYDVSSCPNLQIDRSG; the protein is encoded by the coding sequence ATGGCAAACTCGACAGATTCTCTGGAAACTCGGAAACAAGAGGTTTTAGCTTCTTTAAGTGATGATAACGTGAAAACAGTTGTCCTTTCTGGAGAAGCTGGAGTGCTTATAACATGGATGGCAAAAGAGATAAGTGATTCTGCCAGCCTCATGGGCTCCTGCTATGGAACTATTTGGGTGGACCCAGGATATAATTTTGAAGGCAAATCTCTTGTTGAATATATTGCCATTCGGCTGTCTGCATTTCCTTCTAATGAGGTGGGGGAGGAAGATGACAATGCTGAGATGGAGCAGCAGGAGCAAGTAGTGGATGTGAaacaggaaataaagaaaaggctTGACTTGATGAAATATGCAAAACTCGAACAAATGAAAGCTGCAAAGCCTGAAAAGAAGAAGTCTGGAAAGCCTGAATCAAAAGCAGCAGTAAAGGTTGATCGGAAAGATGCTCCTGGGGCTGGAAAAGATCCATATTTTCTTGTAGTTCTGGATATGGACGAAAAGACAATTCTTACTGCTTTAAGAGACCTCCTTCATCACCCTGAGCACCTTGTTAAGGTTTTAATCACGAGAAGTGGCAGTAATATCGGTACTGGCGACGAGGGAGATGGTGATATTATTCAGACAGATGATAGAAGATCACATGAAGTCGAATTCATGTCTTATGTTGACTCATCGAATTTACTGCAGAAGAGGGTGACGGAGGAAGTTTATAGGGCAACAGGGTTTCAAAGACTGTTTGCAGCTATTGAAAAAAGTAGCTCAGGTCATGCTAGGGTAATAAATATGATAGTAGAAGCCGTGAATCGTGTTAAGGACTCTGAATTGGACAGTGCAGTTGAAGAAGCAGCATCTATAATCGAATCTGCTGATATCCGTTCATTGTGGCAGCATGGGTATGAAATGTTGCCAAGCACCCTCAGTAAGTGCTGTTGGCACTGCAGATACTTATTTGCCCCTCATGATAGTGTCAATGCCTGTGACAAAAGCATCCACTACAATGAGCTGATAACCCACTGGTTACTGGAAGGGTATTTTGATCGCTACGATCATATTGAGATGGCCTATGAGGAAGCACATCGTACTCTGATGGAGCTCAAAGATCGTGGATTTCtaagagaaaatgagaatagTCATGTTTATATGGAAAGTGATGCTTTGAGAGTCACTGATCACCGACGTGATGGACTTAGTGGGTATGCATGTGTTGGCATGGCTAGTGTGCTGAATGACCAAACTTGGGCTGGTCTTGGGCGGGTTATACAGACCGATGGGATGGTCAAGACAAGTTGTAGGAAAAGGAGTGAGACGTCCACGCTGCTTATTGATAGTGGGAATGGTAATGAGATATCCACACTCCTTATTGATGGTGCTCGTTTTTGCAGGGGACTCCCTGAAAGATTCTTCCAACAACTTAAAGTCCTGGTCATCTTAAAACCGATGTTCAAAAAGCTACCCTCACCACTTCCAACATTGAAGGAGCTTCAAATACTTGTACTGAGGGGCTGTCATTTATTGGAGAGTGTAGATGAGATCAAGGAACTTACGAAATTACTAGTGCTTGAGATATCTGGTGCTTGTTTGGTGAAGCAAATCCATGATGATCTTTTCGAGCCCATGAAAGATCTTAGATCGCTTAACTTATCTGAAATTGGCATTAAGTGGCTTCCTACTTCTGTCTTAAATCGGAGAGAACTCCGTTGGCTCATTCTTAGAAAGTGCCCCAATTTGAAACTACTGTGTGATACTAATTTGTTGAGGAAAAAGGAAGCAGCAAAACAGGAAGTGTTTTCATTGGCAAAGCTGGAAGTGCTTGATTTCTCTGGTTCAGATTCTTTCGAAAATATCCAGGTCAGGACCCTCAATTCGCTCCAGAAACTTCAAATTCTCAATCTTTCTGAAACCAAGATTGGGCGCTTGCCCTTTTTTCACAATTTGGGAGAGCTCACTCGACTCCTCCTAAGTGACTGTTCATTTCTGGCAAGACTTCCCACCCTAAGACCTTTAACTAAACTTGAGATTGTCGTTCTTTCAAGGACAATATGTTTGAAAGAAGTGCAAGATGATTCTCAAGAAACTAAAACTAAATTTAGAGTCCTTGATCTCACGGGTAGTGCTGTGAATAAGCTACCTAGCAACATCAACAGCTTATCTCATCTTCTTTTGAGTGGTTGCATTGACCTTCGAAAATTGCCATCCACGCAGAGCCTCAAAGGCCTTAAGGAGCTGGACCTCTCTGATGCCTATATGTTGGAAGGATTTGAAGATGATTCATTTGGACATCTTATTTCCCTTCGCCGACTCATCCTCTCAAATACTAAAATAAAAGCTCTCCCATCACTTCCTGAGCATTCTGAACTTCGTTTCCTCTCGCTAAAGAATTGTAAATGTCTTACTGAGTTGCAAAGCTTGAGTAAACTTCAGAAACTGGAAGTTCTTGATCTCTCAGGATGCTCTGGGTTAGTGATAACAAGCAATGACTCCTTTCGGGGCATATCTCACCTGAAGACGATTGATCTCTCAGATACTAAAATTGAAAGCCTTCTGCCAGATTGCTTTCCTATCAGCCTTTGTGAACTGAAAATAAGAAAGTGCCCCAACTTCAAAGTCCCTTCCttggaatatttgtcaaaccTAGAGGTACTCGACCTCCATGGTGCAGAATCTGTGAACAAACTTGAATTTCTTGGCCATATGAGCAAACTAAGGATTCTGGACCTTTCTGAAATAAAGTTTCAAGTATTGCCATCTCTGTCCCGCCTCACTGACCTTAGGGAACTCCATCTGAGAAATTGTTCCTGTAAAGTGTCGAAGCTGGATGACCTAAAGAAGCTCGAGCTGCTGGATCTATCTGGGACCAAAGTTGAGCCTGTGCTTTGCCTCGAGAGTTTTAGCAACCTCCAACAACTACTGCTAAAAGATTGTGCAGATTTGGAAGATTTGAAAGATTTGCAGTCTCTTACCCAGTTGGGGGTTCTAGATCTTTCAAGGACAAAACTGAAAGAATATCCTTATAAAACCTCAGATCTGACTAGTCTAAGGAAGCTCAATCTGGAGGATATGAAGCATATGAAAGAAATTGACTGGAAGCAGATAAAATAtattccaaaggagttcaactTGGGAGGTTGTAGGTCCCTAAGTTCTGAGAACTCTGCATCTTCTGAATGGCCTTCCATATCAATGTGTGGTACCAGATTTCTCCAGTTCGTGGAGGAAAATTCTGATTTGTGGGATACATACTTCCAAAACTTccacttttgtgtttggctttCCAAAAATGAAGATGGAAGGATATACGACCTTGGAGACTGGGGCCTACTGACTGATATCAAGTCTCAGGGAAGAATTCCTCATCATGAAGAGCTAGGTCGGTATCTGGAGATCCATGGATCCTATTGCAAATCCAGTCTACCTGAAAGTGTTCTTGAGCATGCCGATCACATATCGTTAATTGATGATAGCTCTTTTAGTCACTTATCTGAACTTGTTAAAGAGAATTTGAAATCAATAAAGAGCTGCTGGCTTGAAAGGTGCATAAGTATCAAGAGTATAGTTGATAGACAAGAAGATGCCAGAGCTTCaggaaagcttgagtttctttatCTATGTAATCTCTCTTCCTTAAGATGCATATGTGATGATAAAGTACAGGTTGAGGTCTTTGGAGGTCTTAAGAGCTTGTATGTAGAGTGTTGCCCAATGCTCACAGACATTTTCCCATTGTCCAAGCTGCCAAAGAAGCTCGAAACCCTCCGAatcaaattttgtgatgaaatgAGAGAGCTATTTGACCATGGTGTGTCTGCAGAATGTAACTTGCAGACCTTGGATCTTATGGAATTACCAAAGCTTGAGAAAATTGGGGTTATGATGGTCTCTCTGCGAGTGCTGAAAGTGAGACGATGTCCAATTCTGAAGAACCTTTGCCCATTGTCCGATCTGCCAAAGAAGCTCCGAACCCTCCATATAAAATCTTGTGATGAAATGAAAGAGCTATTTAGCCCTGGCATGGCCGCAGAATGTAACTTGCAGACCTTGGATCTTATGGAATTAAATAAGCTTGAGAAAATTGGGGTTATGATGGTCTCCCTGCGAGTACTGAAAGTGGGACAGTGTCCGTATCTGGAGAATTTAGAGGAAGTGCTTGGAGAAGCTGAAAATCTGGAAACTCTCCATATTTCTCATGCTGCTAGGCTGAAGACCATATGTAATCGGGAAGTGAAGCCGACGAGCTTCAAAAAACTAAAACAGCTCAAAATAGAGTCTTGTCCCCAGCTCAAAGAAGTTTCTCCCTCATCTGAATTACCGCAAAACCTGGAGGTTCTTGAGATAGACTCTTGTGAAAGCTTGGAAACTATATTCGTAGGCAGCTCAGCAGGTTCTTCATTGTCAAGAGTACGACTGCGCTGCTTGCCTAAACTAAGCAGCAGTGGGTTCATAGTACTTCCTCGATATGATGTCAGCAGCTGCCCAAATCTGCAAATAGATCGATCTGGTTGA